The following coding sequences are from one Cystobacter fuscus DSM 2262 window:
- the cyoE gene encoding heme o synthase, with protein MIARAVSSPSLASDLMSLTKPRLSGLVLATAAGGMWLAPGELTVSRMLVTLLATAGTVGAANALNCYWERHSDRFMARTSNRPLPSGRMEPHVALAFGVGLAAVCLPALALGANPLTALLGLVALLSYVLVYTPLKAHSSIAMLVGAVPGALPPLMGWTAVTGQIDAGGYVLFSILFLWQIPHFIAIALFRQDEYAAAGLTCVPIERGEDSSRLQIVLYLVALVPMSLLPFQLGIAGGWYLAAAVLLGLSFLGLGAAGLFQRLGRAWARQTFLFSLLYLTGLFAAMMLDSGGHG; from the coding sequence GTGATTGCGCGTGCCGTGAGTTCGCCGAGCCTCGCCTCGGATTTGATGTCCCTCACCAAGCCGAGACTGTCGGGCCTGGTGCTCGCCACGGCCGCGGGCGGCATGTGGTTGGCCCCCGGAGAGCTGACGGTGTCGCGCATGCTGGTGACGCTGCTGGCCACCGCCGGCACCGTGGGCGCGGCCAACGCGCTCAACTGCTACTGGGAGCGCCACAGCGACCGCTTCATGGCGCGCACGAGCAACCGCCCCCTGCCTTCCGGGCGCATGGAGCCCCATGTCGCGCTCGCCTTCGGGGTGGGGCTCGCCGCGGTGTGCCTGCCGGCGCTCGCGCTGGGGGCCAATCCGCTCACCGCGCTGCTGGGCCTCGTGGCGCTGCTCAGCTACGTGCTCGTGTACACGCCGCTCAAGGCCCACTCCTCCATCGCCATGCTGGTGGGCGCGGTGCCCGGCGCGCTCCCCCCGCTCATGGGCTGGACGGCCGTCACGGGGCAGATCGACGCGGGCGGCTACGTCCTCTTCTCCATCCTCTTCCTCTGGCAGATCCCCCACTTCATCGCCATCGCCCTGTTCCGCCAGGACGAGTACGCGGCGGCCGGGCTCACGTGCGTCCCCATCGAGCGGGGCGAGGACTCCAGCCGCTTGCAGATCGTCCTCTACCTCGTGGCGCTGGTGCCCATGAGCCTCTTGCCCTTCCAGCTCGGCATCGCCGGGGGGTGGTACCTCGCCGCCGCGGTGCTGCTGGGCCTGTCCTTCCTCGGCCTGGGCGCCGCGGGGCTGTTCCAGCGCCTGGGAAGGGCCTGGGCCCGTCAGACGTTCCTGTTCAGCCTGCTGTACCTGACCGGCCTTTTCGCCGCGATGATGCTCGACAGCGGGGGACATGGTTGA
- a CDS encoding tetratricopeptide repeat protein, with translation MSTSPSKTLSPAELAKLEHAFASDPSSEAYKPLAEAYLASGRFMEAMVVCKKGVKAHPNRADPRLLLARVYQDQGKDKKALEEVLGALQAHPSDKATLRMAGALQIKTGEADAGKANLLKAYEADPTDPDTLAVMQQHKVQPPVAAAPVAAAPAPAPTPAPVAAPAVQAAPAAAATPAPVAAAPAAPAPAAEPAPRAKAPAAQAARPAAARRPAVVVEDDDVDDDDDAPRKSRKKSGSNTSKFITIGLLVAVPIFLGGYFVQGRMAAQRNREIKKQLDAATQELKHDSFASYKKACEAADKAIEVAPDSTAAHGYLAYAYAIRWGEHGGGDDARGKAEEHLAAAQKSGEVSSHLYAAAALVKTYGGKGKEALVELEKQVKSFDEQGKRSSLLYLTLGLIQMNAGDLERAKDNLEKAQGLSPDDPRIYAALGAVYRRLGQDGTAWKNYDFALRYEKDHPESLLGKSLLMLEQDEANFGLAAVMLKKLLEVDPPPSPRQLAAANVARALLISRVSTAMEKLKPDEQAKLAEATGVPSDKEKARQELTKAEDTGFALDRNSPELYLIKGRRLLSENHYDEAAAEIRKAVKMDGTRAQLYVELAKALMGKPGGEKEASEALVTALKTMGDSPKLLTMLGNAYRRQGKLDDALKTYERSVKDANAKNPEARLAIGAIYRERSEWAKAQESLEKASTEFIGQPDKAATALLELARVFEGKGDTAKADETYQKALNADENYAPAYYFYAAFLAKDKKQAPKAKALAQEYVKREPKGEYVAQAQAL, from the coding sequence ATGTCCACATCCCCATCAAAGACGTTGAGCCCGGCCGAGCTCGCGAAGCTGGAGCATGCCTTCGCGTCCGACCCTTCTTCCGAAGCCTACAAGCCCCTCGCCGAGGCGTATCTCGCCTCTGGCCGTTTCATGGAGGCGATGGTCGTCTGCAAGAAAGGGGTGAAGGCACACCCCAATCGAGCCGATCCCCGCCTCCTCCTCGCCCGCGTCTACCAGGACCAGGGCAAGGACAAGAAAGCCCTCGAAGAGGTGCTGGGCGCGCTGCAGGCGCATCCCTCCGACAAGGCGACGCTGCGCATGGCGGGCGCCCTGCAAATCAAGACCGGTGAAGCCGACGCCGGCAAGGCCAACCTGCTCAAGGCCTACGAGGCGGATCCCACGGATCCGGACACGTTGGCGGTGATGCAGCAGCACAAGGTGCAGCCGCCCGTGGCCGCCGCGCCCGTGGCCGCCGCCCCGGCCCCCGCGCCCACGCCCGCTCCCGTGGCGGCTCCGGCCGTCCAGGCCGCCCCCGCTGCGGCCGCCACGCCCGCTCCGGTGGCCGCCGCCCCGGCCGCTCCCGCTCCGGCCGCCGAGCCGGCTCCTCGCGCCAAGGCCCCCGCCGCGCAGGCCGCGCGTCCGGCGGCCGCTCGTCGTCCCGCCGTGGTCGTCGAGGACGATGACGTCGACGACGATGACGACGCGCCCCGCAAGTCGCGCAAGAAGAGCGGCTCCAACACGAGCAAGTTCATCACCATTGGTCTGCTCGTCGCGGTGCCCATCTTCCTGGGCGGCTACTTCGTCCAGGGCCGCATGGCCGCCCAGCGCAACCGGGAGATCAAGAAGCAGCTCGACGCCGCCACCCAGGAGCTCAAGCACGACTCCTTCGCCTCCTACAAGAAGGCGTGCGAGGCGGCGGACAAGGCGATCGAGGTCGCTCCCGACTCGACGGCCGCCCACGGCTATCTCGCGTACGCCTACGCCATCCGCTGGGGTGAGCACGGCGGCGGAGACGACGCGCGCGGCAAGGCCGAGGAGCACCTGGCGGCCGCCCAGAAGAGCGGGGAAGTCAGCTCGCACCTCTACGCCGCCGCCGCCCTCGTCAAGACGTACGGCGGCAAGGGCAAGGAGGCGCTCGTCGAGCTCGAGAAGCAGGTGAAGAGCTTCGACGAGCAGGGCAAGCGCAGCTCGCTCTTGTACCTGACGCTCGGCCTCATCCAGATGAACGCGGGTGACCTGGAGCGCGCCAAGGACAACCTGGAGAAGGCCCAGGGCCTCTCTCCGGACGACCCGCGCATCTACGCCGCGCTCGGCGCGGTGTACCGCCGGCTCGGCCAGGACGGCACCGCCTGGAAGAACTACGACTTCGCCCTGCGCTACGAGAAGGACCACCCCGAGTCCCTGCTCGGCAAGTCCCTGCTGATGCTCGAGCAGGACGAGGCGAACTTCGGCCTGGCCGCGGTCATGCTCAAGAAGCTGCTGGAGGTGGATCCTCCGCCCTCGCCGCGCCAGCTCGCGGCGGCCAACGTGGCGCGCGCGCTGCTCATCTCCCGCGTCTCCACCGCCATGGAGAAGCTCAAGCCCGACGAGCAGGCCAAGCTCGCCGAGGCCACGGGCGTGCCCTCCGACAAGGAGAAGGCGCGCCAGGAGCTGACCAAGGCCGAGGACACCGGCTTCGCGCTCGACCGCAACAGCCCCGAGCTCTACCTCATCAAGGGCCGCCGGTTGCTCTCCGAGAACCACTACGACGAGGCCGCCGCGGAGATCCGCAAGGCCGTCAAGATGGACGGCACGCGCGCCCAGCTCTACGTGGAACTGGCCAAGGCCCTCATGGGCAAGCCGGGCGGCGAGAAGGAGGCCTCCGAGGCGCTCGTCACCGCGCTCAAGACCATGGGCGACAGCCCCAAGCTGCTCACCATGCTGGGCAACGCCTACCGCCGCCAGGGCAAGCTGGACGACGCGCTCAAGACGTATGAGCGCTCGGTGAAGGACGCCAACGCGAAGAACCCCGAGGCCCGCCTGGCCATCGGCGCCATCTATCGCGAGCGCTCCGAGTGGGCCAAGGCCCAGGAGTCGCTGGAGAAGGCGAGCACCGAGTTCATCGGCCAGCCGGACAAGGCGGCCACCGCGCTGCTCGAGCTGGCGCGCGTCTTCGAGGGCAAGGGCGACACCGCCAAGGCCGACGAGACGTACCAGAAGGCGCTCAACGCGGACGAGAACTACGCCCCGGCCTACTACTTCTACGCGGCGTTCCTCGCCAAGGACAAGAAGCAGGCCCCCAAGGCCAAGGCGCTGGCGCAGGAGTACGTCAAGCGCGAGCCCAAGGGCGAGTACGTGGCGCAGGCCCAGGCGCTGTGA
- a CDS encoding HAMP domain-containing sensor histidine kinase, producing MTRLGSYVRARLRRRLFLWFGISILVTAVVVGSVMNLVGGNSWRQELERVRTFAIHRLADVWDEPERRDALVREVSTDLLLDIELLDVSGRSLVRAGEPCLGSANVILPVEHGGVRLGTAHVCSGRTRSRAPWRGTLFWAVSGLTMWMASGWVARRLARPLDMLARAVQELGEGRLETRVDLGRHATGEMQLLASAFNEMAARIERQMADQRELLATVSHELRTPLAHLRVLVELMRDAGGPERTADQMEREIVELDALVGELLASSRLDFGQLNPHALEGKDLAQRALERTGLSAELLSVEVPDTKLVGDATLLGRALTNLLDNARGHGQGVEALRLVEREGRLAFCVEDRGPGLPPGEEARVFEPFYRGSAGGERREAGSLGLGLALVRRIARAHGGEAFAENRPEGGARVGFTLERGGRPAAG from the coding sequence ATGACCCGGCTCGGCTCCTATGTCCGGGCCCGGCTGCGCCGGCGGCTCTTCCTCTGGTTCGGCATCTCCATCCTCGTCACCGCCGTGGTGGTGGGCTCGGTGATGAACCTGGTGGGGGGCAACTCCTGGCGCCAGGAGCTCGAGCGCGTGCGCACCTTCGCCATCCACCGGCTCGCCGACGTCTGGGACGAGCCCGAGCGGCGAGATGCCCTCGTGCGCGAGGTGTCCACGGATCTGCTGCTCGACATCGAGCTGCTCGACGTCTCGGGCAGGAGCCTGGTGCGCGCCGGAGAGCCGTGTCTCGGGTCCGCCAACGTCATCCTCCCCGTGGAGCACGGAGGCGTGCGGCTCGGCACCGCCCACGTCTGCTCGGGGCGCACCCGGAGCCGCGCTCCCTGGCGCGGCACCCTGTTCTGGGCCGTGAGCGGACTCACGATGTGGATGGCCTCGGGCTGGGTGGCCCGGCGGCTGGCCCGGCCCCTGGACATGCTCGCGCGCGCCGTGCAGGAGCTGGGCGAGGGCCGGCTGGAGACGCGGGTGGACCTGGGCCGCCACGCCACCGGGGAGATGCAGCTCTTGGCCTCGGCCTTCAACGAGATGGCCGCGCGGATCGAGCGGCAGATGGCGGACCAGCGCGAGCTGCTGGCCACCGTGTCCCACGAGCTGCGCACGCCGCTCGCGCACCTGCGCGTGCTCGTGGAGCTGATGCGCGACGCCGGTGGACCCGAGCGCACCGCGGATCAGATGGAGCGGGAGATCGTGGAGCTGGATGCCCTGGTGGGCGAGCTGCTCGCCAGCTCGCGCCTGGACTTCGGCCAGCTCAACCCCCACGCACTGGAGGGGAAGGATCTGGCGCAGCGGGCCCTGGAGCGCACGGGCCTGTCCGCCGAACTGCTCTCGGTGGAGGTGCCCGACACGAAGCTGGTGGGCGACGCCACGCTGTTGGGGCGCGCGCTGACCAACCTGCTCGACAACGCGCGCGGACACGGCCAGGGAGTGGAGGCGCTGCGGTTGGTGGAGCGCGAGGGGCGGCTCGCCTTCTGCGTGGAGGACCGGGGGCCGGGACTGCCACCGGGAGAGGAGGCGCGCGTCTTCGAGCCCTTCTACCGGGGCAGCGCGGGAGGCGAGCGGCGCGAGGCGGGCTCGCTGGGCCTGGGGCTCGCGCTGGTGCGGCGCATCGCCCGGGCGCACGGCGGAGAGGCCTTCGCGGAGAACCGGCCCGAGGGCGGCGCGCGCGTGGGTTTCACCCTGGAGCGCGGCGGCCGCCCGGCGGCGGGGTGA
- a CDS encoding ABC transporter ATP-binding protein, translating to MTPAPLAPPVTALSSVPLLQLDGLTRRFKSRVALDGLSLSVRAGEIVGLLGPNGAGKSTTFQVLAGLLAPDAGRVLFEGRPLSLHDPALRQRLGIIFQRGSLDDLMSARENLLLGARLYGLTGAHAHARVEEMLRLIGLEARGDERVGTWSGGMRRRLELARALVHQPRVLLMDEPTQGLDEASFRSFWAHLRALRDTEGLTVLLTTHRADEAQMCDRLAVLDAGRLVAMDTPAALTARVGGDLLILEGHEPEALAAEVRARLGLEARVVEGHVQVEAERGHALVPRLVEAFPAGRLAAVSLRRPTLADVFLQLTGRTLGADQPTAEPPTRKSRR from the coding sequence ATGACTCCGGCCCCTTTGGCCCCTCCGGTCACGGCGCTCTCGTCCGTGCCCCTGCTCCAACTCGACGGCCTCACCCGGCGCTTCAAGTCGCGCGTGGCGCTCGATGGCTTGAGCCTCTCGGTGCGCGCGGGGGAGATCGTCGGCCTGCTCGGCCCCAATGGGGCGGGCAAGTCCACCACCTTCCAGGTGCTCGCCGGACTGCTGGCCCCCGACGCGGGCCGCGTCCTCTTCGAGGGCCGGCCCCTGTCGCTGCATGATCCCGCGCTGCGCCAGCGCCTGGGCATCATCTTCCAGCGCGGCAGCCTGGATGACCTGATGAGCGCGCGGGAGAACCTCCTGCTCGGCGCCCGGTTGTATGGGCTGACGGGTGCGCACGCCCACGCTCGCGTGGAAGAGATGCTCCGGCTCATCGGCCTGGAGGCGCGCGGGGACGAGCGCGTGGGCACCTGGTCGGGAGGGATGCGGCGGCGGCTCGAGCTGGCGCGGGCGCTCGTGCACCAGCCCCGCGTGCTCCTCATGGACGAGCCCACCCAGGGGCTCGACGAGGCGTCCTTCCGCTCCTTCTGGGCCCACCTGCGCGCGCTGCGCGACACCGAGGGCCTCACGGTGCTGCTCACCACCCACCGGGCCGACGAGGCGCAGATGTGTGATCGCCTGGCGGTCCTGGATGCCGGGCGGCTGGTGGCCATGGACACGCCCGCGGCCCTGACCGCGCGGGTGGGGGGAGACCTCCTCATCCTCGAGGGCCACGAGCCCGAGGCGCTCGCGGCCGAGGTGCGCGCGCGCCTGGGGCTGGAGGCGCGCGTGGTGGAGGGGCACGTGCAGGTGGAGGCCGAGCGGGGCCATGCCCTGGTGCCCCGCCTGGTGGAGGCCTTTCCCGCGGGCCGGCTCGCCGCGGTGTCGTTGCGCCGGCCCACGCTCGCGGATGTCTTCCTTCAACTCACGGGCCGCACCCTGGGGGCGGATCAGCCCACCGCCGAGCCCCCCACGAGGAAAAGCCGCCGATGA
- a CDS encoding LysR family transcriptional regulator — translation MHGIYEKDLDLNLLRVFVVVAEAGSVTEAASRLYLTQPAVSAALRRLASTVGAPLFVRAGRGLALTARGQRLFTSARPLLQALVEATVSPAAFDPKTSERTVRIGLSDANETWLLPPLLRALDEEAPRMRLVVIPVQFRTIAEALGSSAVDFAVTVADELSADTRRLTLFWGGFVCLYDPRHARIGKRLTRESYLAHEHVIVSYNGDLRGIVEDALGVQRRVRVSVPMFHSVGALVEGSALLATLPAVVAREITSLRPNLRTTPLPLDLGGAPTELLWRNTVDDDDAIRFIRDLVVRVVKTVHGPEEAPRSTTSG, via the coding sequence ATGCACGGCATCTATGAGAAGGACCTGGACCTCAACCTGCTCCGCGTCTTCGTCGTGGTGGCGGAGGCAGGCAGCGTCACCGAGGCCGCCAGCCGCCTCTACCTCACCCAGCCCGCGGTGAGCGCGGCGCTCAGGCGCCTCGCGTCGACGGTCGGAGCGCCGCTCTTCGTCCGCGCGGGACGCGGACTCGCGCTCACGGCACGTGGCCAGCGCCTGTTCACCTCGGCCCGGCCGCTCCTCCAGGCCCTCGTCGAGGCCACCGTCTCCCCGGCGGCCTTCGACCCGAAGACGAGCGAGCGGACCGTGCGGATCGGCCTCTCGGACGCGAATGAGACCTGGCTCCTTCCGCCGCTGCTGCGCGCGCTCGACGAGGAGGCGCCACGCATGCGGCTCGTCGTGATTCCCGTGCAGTTCCGCACCATCGCCGAGGCCCTGGGTTCCTCGGCGGTGGACTTCGCGGTGACGGTGGCCGACGAGCTGTCGGCCGACACGCGGCGTCTGACATTGTTCTGGGGCGGGTTCGTCTGTCTCTACGATCCGCGGCACGCTCGCATCGGCAAGCGACTGACGCGGGAGAGCTACCTCGCGCACGAGCACGTCATCGTCTCATACAACGGAGACTTGCGAGGGATTGTCGAGGACGCGCTCGGCGTCCAGCGGCGGGTCCGGGTCTCGGTCCCGATGTTCCACAGCGTCGGGGCACTCGTGGAAGGCAGCGCCCTGCTCGCCACGTTGCCCGCCGTGGTCGCGCGGGAAATCACCTCGCTGCGTCCGAACCTCCGCACCACGCCCCTTCCCCTGGACCTGGGAGGCGCCCCGACGGAGCTGCTCTGGCGCAACACGGTCGACGACGACGACGCCATCCGCTTCATTCGGGACCTGGTGGTCCGCGTGGTGAAGACAGTGCACGGCCCCGAGGAAGCGCCCCGGTCGACGACGAGCGGCTGA
- a CDS encoding cupin domain-containing protein, which translates to MGDTSVKKVDSHHSPTGQMGQKYLAEGIRVAMRLWENEEPAEAKPVSVRDYETVGYVIKGRAELHLEGQVLVLNPGDSWLVPKGASHTYKILETFTAVEATSPPASVHGRDEKNKGEVKA; encoded by the coding sequence ATGGGTGACACCAGTGTGAAGAAGGTCGATTCCCACCACTCGCCGACGGGGCAGATGGGGCAGAAGTACCTGGCGGAGGGCATCCGGGTGGCGATGCGGTTGTGGGAGAACGAGGAACCGGCCGAGGCCAAGCCCGTGAGCGTGCGCGACTACGAGACGGTGGGCTACGTCATCAAGGGCCGCGCGGAGCTCCACCTGGAGGGCCAGGTGTTGGTGCTCAACCCCGGGGACTCGTGGCTCGTGCCGAAGGGGGCCAGCCACACGTACAAGATCCTGGAGACCTTCACCGCCGTGGAGGCCACGAGCCCGCCGGCCTCGGTGCACGGCCGCGACGAGAAGAACAAGGGCGAGGTCAAGGCGTGA
- a CDS encoding response regulator transcription factor — translation MSTRVLLIDDDTRMYELLEQYLGQQGIKVTHAPDGGRGLAALDSQAFDAVLLDVMMPGMDGLEVCRRIRSRSTVPILMLTARGDETDRVVGLELGADDYLAKPFSPRELLARLRAVLRRAQPSAMAEKLEAHGVSLDVPAREARVNGRRVELTGLEFDLLVALVRRAGRVIPRDALLGEAGRSDTLVGERTVDVHISHLRQKLGEDGAKLIKTVRGVGYLFAREGP, via the coding sequence ATGTCCACCCGCGTCCTCCTCATCGACGATGACACCCGGATGTATGAATTGCTCGAGCAGTACCTCGGGCAGCAAGGCATCAAGGTGACCCATGCCCCCGATGGAGGACGCGGCCTGGCCGCCCTGGACTCCCAGGCCTTCGACGCCGTGCTGCTGGACGTGATGATGCCGGGCATGGACGGGCTCGAGGTGTGCCGGCGCATCCGCTCGCGCAGCACCGTGCCCATCCTCATGCTCACCGCGCGCGGCGACGAGACGGATCGCGTCGTGGGCCTGGAGCTCGGCGCGGACGACTACCTCGCCAAGCCCTTCAGCCCCCGCGAGCTGCTCGCGCGCCTGCGCGCCGTGCTGCGCCGCGCCCAACCCTCCGCCATGGCCGAGAAGCTCGAGGCCCACGGTGTCTCGCTCGACGTCCCCGCTCGCGAGGCCCGCGTCAATGGCCGGCGCGTGGAGCTCACCGGGCTCGAGTTCGATCTGCTCGTGGCGCTCGTGCGGCGCGCCGGCCGCGTCATCCCCCGCGACGCGTTGCTCGGCGAGGCGGGCCGCAGCGACACCCTCGTGGGCGAGCGCACCGTGGACGTGCACATCTCCCACCTGCGCCAGAAGCTGGGCGAGGACGGCGCGAAGCTCATCAAGACCGTCCGGGGCGTGGGCTACCTCTTCGCCCGGGAGGGCCCGTGA
- a CDS encoding cold-shock protein, producing MATGTVKWFNDAKGFGFIAPDAGGDDVFCHHTAINAQGFRSLAEGQKVEYDVTRGPKGLQAQNVRPLS from the coding sequence ATGGCAACTGGTACCGTGAAGTGGTTCAACGACGCGAAGGGCTTTGGTTTCATCGCACCGGATGCGGGGGGAGATGACGTTTTCTGCCACCACACCGCCATCAACGCGCAGGGCTTCCGCTCGCTGGCCGAGGGCCAGAAGGTGGAGTACGACGTGACGCGTGGGCCCAAGGGCCTGCAGGCGCAGAACGTTCGCCCGCTGAGCTGA
- a CDS encoding periplasmic heavy metal sensor — MFGYIFGAVCLAGALFTVRRARRYASWRGGPGRWSPRGQLRHVFERLDTSPGQEKILVQAAEDVSQAAEKLRGLWGDTRSSWAQALRGEHFDGAALREQDAKQDALVDELRKTIHASLAKVHEALDPRQRLELADLVERGWGSSHHRHPRAHAFRADRCGWRGAWAG, encoded by the coding sequence ATGTTCGGATACATCTTTGGCGCGGTCTGCCTCGCGGGTGCCCTCTTCACCGTGCGCCGCGCCCGGCGCTACGCCTCCTGGCGCGGCGGCCCCGGCCGCTGGAGCCCCCGCGGCCAGTTGCGCCACGTCTTCGAGCGGCTCGACACCTCCCCCGGTCAGGAGAAGATCCTCGTCCAGGCCGCCGAGGACGTGAGCCAGGCCGCCGAGAAGCTGCGCGGCCTCTGGGGCGACACCCGCTCCTCCTGGGCCCAAGCCCTGCGCGGAGAACACTTCGATGGGGCCGCCCTGCGGGAGCAGGACGCCAAGCAGGACGCGCTCGTCGACGAGCTGCGCAAGACGATCCACGCCTCGCTCGCGAAGGTCCACGAGGCGCTCGATCCGCGCCAGCGGCTCGAGCTGGCGGACCTCGTCGAGCGCGGCTGGGGCTCCTCCCACCACCGCCACCCCCGCGCCCACGCCTTCCGGGCCGACCGCTGCGGTTGGCGCGGCGCCTGGGCGGGGTGA
- a CDS encoding carboxypeptidase regulatory-like domain-containing protein: MKLRTLGLALLGTVGLTALSACKQESPPAPVAAEPSSRTQDAAAEGSPAEESPEPEPLTGGGTLQGTITFKGTPPAPAPVTPSQDPSCEGMPLVDQSLLVKAGKLENVLVRVRGLMPRSPRTRSAVVDQKQCSYTPRVQGVASGQPILIKNSDGTLHNARALSGTKSIFNVAQPPNGKPVQRTLPADAEVVRLKCDIHPWMVSWVVVNPNPYFATSNADGAYSIEHLPAGTYTLEAWHEVLGTKTAEVTVKEGETTALAFEFSTEDAKGSASGSVK; this comes from the coding sequence ATGAAGTTGCGTACGCTGGGGCTCGCGCTGCTGGGCACGGTGGGACTCACGGCCCTGTCCGCCTGCAAGCAGGAAAGCCCTCCCGCGCCTGTTGCAGCGGAGCCATCCTCGCGGACCCAGGACGCGGCGGCGGAGGGGTCCCCCGCCGAGGAGTCGCCCGAGCCCGAGCCCCTGACGGGCGGCGGCACCCTCCAAGGCACGATCACCTTCAAGGGCACACCGCCCGCGCCCGCGCCCGTCACCCCCAGCCAGGATCCGTCCTGCGAGGGCATGCCGTTGGTGGACCAGTCCCTCCTGGTGAAGGCGGGCAAGCTGGAGAACGTGCTCGTGCGCGTGCGCGGGTTGATGCCGCGCTCGCCCCGGACGCGGTCCGCCGTCGTGGACCAGAAGCAGTGCAGCTACACCCCCCGGGTGCAGGGCGTCGCCTCGGGGCAGCCCATCCTCATCAAGAACAGTGACGGCACGCTGCACAACGCGCGGGCCCTCTCGGGCACCAAGTCCATCTTCAACGTGGCCCAGCCGCCCAACGGCAAGCCCGTGCAACGCACGTTGCCGGCCGACGCCGAGGTGGTCCGCCTCAAGTGCGACATCCACCCGTGGATGGTGTCCTGGGTGGTGGTGAATCCCAACCCGTACTTCGCCACCTCCAACGCGGACGGGGCCTACTCCATCGAGCACCTGCCCGCGGGCACCTACACGCTCGAGGCCTGGCACGAGGTGCTCGGCACCAAGACGGCCGAGGTGACGGTGAAGGAGGGGGAGACCACGGCGCTCGCCTTCGAGTTCTCCACCGAGGACGCCAAGGGCAGCGCGTCGGGCTCGGTGAAGTAG
- a CDS encoding ABC transporter permease produces MNAHASSLSDTSLSPEPRLEQEEPAAPARAPRAPGALALQWATVRVLLSRDVVRFFRQPSRVVGALAQPILFWFVIGAGFSGSFRVAGAQGLDYQRFSFPGVVAMVLLFSAIFATISVIEDRREGFLQSVLAGPGSRLSVVLGKALGSSAIALSQASLFLLFAPLAGVSAATVNVPLLLSVMGLSALALTCMGIALAWWVRSTAGYHAVMSVVLLPMWVLSGALFPLKGASPLLAWVMRLNPLRFAVEGLRRALYGAEASLALGSPSSGAGLELPVLFVFAAVFTGLAAFSISRRE; encoded by the coding sequence ATGAACGCTCACGCCTCCTCCCTCTCCGACACCTCGCTGTCCCCCGAGCCCCGGCTCGAGCAGGAGGAGCCGGCCGCCCCCGCGCGGGCTCCGCGTGCGCCGGGCGCGCTCGCGCTCCAGTGGGCCACGGTGCGCGTGCTGCTCTCGCGCGACGTGGTGCGCTTCTTCCGTCAGCCCAGCCGCGTGGTGGGCGCGCTCGCCCAGCCCATCCTCTTCTGGTTCGTCATCGGCGCGGGCTTCTCCGGCTCCTTCCGCGTGGCGGGGGCCCAGGGCCTGGACTACCAGCGCTTCTCCTTCCCGGGCGTGGTCGCCATGGTGCTGCTCTTCAGCGCCATCTTCGCCACCATCTCCGTCATCGAGGACCGGCGCGAGGGCTTCCTCCAGTCCGTGCTGGCGGGACCCGGCTCGCGTCTGTCGGTGGTGTTGGGCAAGGCGCTGGGCTCCTCGGCCATCGCGCTGTCGCAGGCCTCGCTCTTCCTGCTCTTCGCGCCGCTGGCCGGTGTGTCGGCCGCCACGGTGAACGTGCCCCTGCTGCTCTCGGTGATGGGGCTGTCCGCCCTGGCCCTCACCTGCATGGGCATCGCGCTCGCGTGGTGGGTGCGCTCCACCGCCGGCTACCACGCCGTCATGAGCGTGGTGCTCCTGCCCATGTGGGTGCTCTCCGGCGCCCTCTTCCCGCTCAAGGGCGCCAGCCCCCTGCTGGCGTGGGTGATGCGCCTCAACCCCCTGCGCTTCGCCGTCGAGGGACTGCGGCGCGCGCTCTACGGCGCCGAGGCCTCGCTCGCCCTGGGCTCCCCGTCGTCCGGCGCCGGGCTCGAGCTGCCCGTGCTGTTCGTCTTCGCCGCCGTCTTCACGGGACTGGCCGCGTTCAGCATCAGCCGCCGGGAATGA